The segment AAAGTCCGCTCTAACAATAACTCACTTTGTCTTAATGCAATTAAATGCTATTTTAACATAATGAAGAACAAATCTGTCTTTTCAATTGGGATACTAAACAAATGCATATCATACTCTAAGGTTTACTCTAACAGAATAGATTCCCGAAATCATTTCAATATCTTTTGTCACGACTTCAGTACGCTGGTCACTACAATTCCATTTGACTATTCTCTCGGCCTGGATCTCAAAAAAGAAAAGGACCCTAACCTGTGTCTGGATGGATTGGTAAAGAGTTCCTCCGCCTTCTCCATATTCACTGATGGCAGTAAAATCCCAAGTTCTAATTATGTTAGCTCCGCTTGCTTTTGCCCTGATCTAAATATTTGCTCATCAAAAAGTATAGACCAAAATGCTTCAGTGTTTACAGCTGAGTGTATTCCTTAAGTGATGCTCTCGATATTGcgttatgcaataataataaaaactttctCATCTTTTCGGATTCTCTCAGCGTGTTGCAAAGGATTAAATCCACTAAGTTTGATGTCAGAACTAATATCTATATTCTTGATATCAAAAAGAAGTATAATCAATTTCTCCACGACAATCCTAATAATGAAATCAGATTTTTTTGGATTCCGTCGCATTCGGGGATCCGGGGTAATGATGTTGTGGATGGGCTGGCGAAAGGTGCTACCGTCTCCTGCGCATTAGACATCCCAAGAATACCTTTCACCGATCTTTcggagttattaaaaaaaaagaccctTCTCACATACGGCCAAAATAATAAAGGACCAAGGGATATATAAAGGTAAATTCTATTTTCAACACTACCATAGTGACAATCGTACGCCGTGGTATGAGAACAAAAAACTATCTCGGCAATTTATTGTTACTTTAAACAGAAGCAGAGCGGATCAGTATCATTTGGCCGCTCCCTTAGCTCGTATTGGTTTTATCGATAGTCCTAAATGCAAATGTAATCTTGAAGACGAAACTCTTAATCATGTCCTATGGCAATGTAACTTATATAACGTCCAAAGAatgaaactaatatttaagctgCGTAAAATAGATCTTCATTTGCCGCTTGATGTCGCGTCATTAATTGCTGGTCATAATATTAAAGCTTGCCACTATATTCTTGCCTTTCTAAACAACTGTAATTTGCGTATCTAGGATGAATTAACGGTTCAATCTTACTGTATACTTCTGTATGTACACACTgatatctttgtttcttttttatgtttcttcccttaaatactgtgcatttcctgtaatactgttttaataaatctcttatgagattaaaaaaaaaacatctgacgctcgtggatttgtcagttggaatTTTTGGCCCCGTAGGGTATGATGGAGTAACGGGAATGCTGCttggctccgcctgaacgtagccgcgtggctgttatttattattattgttagccTAATAGTTGtctgcgttacgaagctatgtgTAGACCAATGCGAGATGAAGCTTTCGAGAAAGAATCagtgttctgaccaataaaactcctgaatttgttcggagctaacgcacacctattctgatgtatgtacttCTACGTTCAGAGCTCGGTTCCGCCGACACGTTAGGAGTTTGGCGCTacccccaccacttctggcacactcttgttctgcgaagacgagagcgaAATAGAATGATTATGAATCAGGAatcgttgagaaaaggagcaccggggcaggcaagcggtatggtgcGAGAATACGCGTCACAAAACTCACCGGGCAATATAAATATCTGAATACGACCTTAGAAGCTCGAATAACCGATGAGAACCTTTGTGGCCCGAGCCGCGCGAGATCGTGGTTGCTCGACGATGAAATGGTACTGCCGA is part of the Andrena cerasifolii isolate SP2316 chromosome 1, iyAndCera1_principal, whole genome shotgun sequence genome and harbors:
- the LOC143366305 gene encoding LOW QUALITY PROTEIN: uncharacterized protein LOC143366305 (The sequence of the model RefSeq protein was modified relative to this genomic sequence to represent the inferred CDS: inserted 1 base in 1 codon; deleted 1 base in 1 codon), with the translated sequence MSFIPQVDRIIKKCSLSLNIIKFLRGTWWGSDPVTLISLYKSFIRSILEYGSFIYFPKRQSISDRLEKLQFSAVRLALGYRRSSPTNIMLAESKLPLLTERAMFLCNCFLAKVRSNNNSLCLNAIKCYFNIMKNKSVFSIGILNKCISYSKVYSNRIDSRNHFNIFCHDFSTLVTTIPFDYSLGLDLKKEKDPNLCLDGLVKSSSAFSIFTDGSKIPSSNYVSSACFCPDLNICSSKSIDQNASVFTAECXSLSDALDIALCNNNKNFLIFSDSLSVLQRIKSTKFDVRTNIYILDIKKKYNQFLHDNPNNEIRFFWIPSHSGIRGNDVVDGLAKGATVSCALDIPRIPFTDLSELLKKRPFSHTAKIIKDQGIYKGKFYFQHYHSDNRTPWYENKKLSRQFIVTLNRSRADQYHLAAPLARIGFIDSPKCKCNLEDETLNHVLWQCNLYNVQRMKLIFKLRKIDLHLPLDVASLIAGHNIKACHYILAFLNNCNLRI